The sequence below is a genomic window from Chromatiales bacterium.
GTGGTCTGCAACCGTTGTGTGGTAGCGGAGTTACATCAGTTATGCTGACGATATTAAAGCCTTCGGCGTGTAATGCACGAATTGCCGATTCGCGCCCCGGACCCGGACCTCTAACCCGCACCGTAACATTTTTAACACCGTATTGCTGTGCTTGCTCGGCAGCCTTAGTTGCAGCAACTTGGGCGGCAAATGGTGTGCTTTTACGAGAACCCTTAAATCCGACCGCGCCAGCACTAGACCAACACAAGGTATCACCGGCCGGATCAGAAATAGTAACTATAGTATTATTAAAAGAGGAGTTAATGTGTGCAACTGCATCGGGGACCTCCCTCTTTATTTTTTTGCGCGCCTTAGTTTTAGCTTTTGATTGTGCCATAGTAATCTACTTTATTTCTTCATTTGCCGTCTCGGCCCTTTACGGGTACGAGCATTGGTTCTGGTACGCTGCCCTCGCACCGGCAGTCCGCGCCGATGCCGTATCCCTCTATAGCACCCTAAGTCCCTCAGCCGCTTTATGTTCAAGCTGATATCACGCCGCAAATCACCCTCGATGGTGTAATCGGTAATCGCTTGGCGTAATTTATCGAGGTCGGCTTCGGAAAGATCTTTAATTTTGCAAGCCGGTTCTATTTTAGTATTCGCACAAATTTCGCGCGCGCGAGTTCTACCTATACCAAAAATTGCAGTCAATGCAATCTCGGCATGCTTATGGTCAGGGATATTAACGCCTGCTATACGTGCCATTTTTTAACTATCTTGCTGTCTACAGTCGGAAGGGAAGAGCGATACATTATAAACTGTCTACGATGATTTAGCCAGATTTTTATTCAACCTTGCCGTTGCTTATGACGGCGGTCTTTGCAAATCACTCTGACTACTCCTTTTCTGCGCAATAATTTACAGTTGCGACATATTTTCTTAACCGATGCACCTACTTTCATAATGCCTCCATCACACTAATCTACGACTAGCGCCGCGTTTTTTCAGGTTTGCTTTCTTGAGCAAGCCTTCGTACTGCTGCGACATTAAATGGGTCTGCAGCTGTCCCATAAAATCCATAATGACGATCACAATAATCAGCAAAGAGGTACCACCAAAGTAAAATGGCACATTCCACGACAATATTAAGAACTCTGGTAACAAGCAAACTAGAGTGATATATATAGCACCCATCACTGTTAAACGGCTGAGTATATTATCTACATAACTCGCAGTTTGCTCACCGGGGCGTATACCGGGAATAAACGCACCGCTGCGCTTTAAGTTGTCGGCGGTATCTCTGGCATCAAACACTATCGCAGTGTAAAAAAAGCAAAAGAATATAATCGCAAAGGCATAAAAAGCAATATAAAGCGGTTGCCCTGGTGCTAATGCATTGGAGATTTCCGATAACCATCCCATCCCTTCGGCACGACCAAACCATTGGCCTAATGTAGCCGGGAATAGAATAATACTGGAAGCAAATATAGGTGGAATCACACCTGCCATGTTGAGCTTGAGTGGCAGGTGGCTTGACGGTGCTGAGAAAAGTCTCTGCCCACGCTGCTGTCTAGCATAATTTATCGTAATCCGCCGTTGCCCTTTCTCGGCAAACACGACAAAGGCAGTCACCGCAATCGCTAAAAACAAAATCAGCATAACCAATGGGGGGGACAGCTCGCCGGTGTTAGCCAACTCCAATGTGCCACCAAACGCAGACGGTAAACCGGCGACGATACCAGCGAAGATTATTATTGAGATACCATTACCTATACCCCGCTCGTTGATTTGCTCGCCCAACCACATCAAAAACATCGTTCCAGTAACCAGAGAAATTGCCACCACCGAAATAAAACCAAAACCGCTGATATAAGATACATTTTGGCTCTGCAATGCAATCGCCACACCTATTGCCTGAAAGGTTGCAAGCACAACCGTACCATAGCGGGTATATTTAGTAATCGTGCGGCGGCCTTGCTCGCCCTCCTTCTTTAGTTCTTTGAGGTAGGGGATAATCGCTGACATCAGCTGCATAATAATCGCCGAGGAAATATAAGGCATCACGCCTAGTGCGAACAAACTCAATCTTTCAAGTGCACCCCCGGAGAACATATTGAACATCGCCAATATAGTACCGCTTTGTTGTTCAAAAAATTGCGCCATTTGCACCGGATCTATCCCCGGCACTGGGATAAAGCTACCTAAGCGAAAAATCACCAACGCGAGTAATACGAAACCAATGCGTCTCTTCAGTTCGCTGTATTTACTGCCAGCTATGTTTGTCATTTGCGATGCTGCTGCAACCATCTTATTCTACCTTCCCACCAATTGATTCTATTTTCGCACGTGCTCCTTTGCTGAGTTTTACACCTTTTACAGTCACTGCTTTGCTTAAGCTGCCTGAGACAATTATCTTCGCTTCTTTTGTTTGTGTGGAAATAATCTTCGCTTGCTGCAAAGCAGCTATATCGCACACATCGCCAGATAATTTATTTAACTCGTGTAGCTTAACCTCGGCACATAGCTTAGCAGTACGAGAAGTAAAACCAATTTTAGGCAGCCGCCTTTGTAAAGGCATTTGTCCACCTTCAAACCCGACTTTGTGATAACCACCAGAGCGAGACTTCTGGCCTTTATGGCCACGCCCACAAGTCGTACCAACACCCGAACCATTGCCACGTCCCACCCGCTTGCGTGTCGTTTTACGCGCTACGGCTGCAAATGTATTAAGCGTTAAAATTGAATGTTCAGGCATTTTCCTCGACCTGTAAAAGATAAGCAATTTTATTGATCATGCCACGATTCTCTGGTGTGTCGGTTACCCACACTGGATTATGTATGCGCCTGATACCCAAACCTTGGGCGCACGCTTTGTGCTTTTTCAAGCGACCGCTGAGACTTTTAATCAGGGTTAATTTTATAAGTTTGTCATTCATGGCATTATATCCTTGATACTCAAACCTCTTTTTGCAGCAATGTCAGCAGGAGAACAGATGTTTTGTAACCCGTTGAGTGTTGCTTTAACAATGTTGACTGGGTTTCTCGAACCTATGCACTTTGCCAATACATTTTGAACACCGACTACTTCAAACACCGCGCGCATTGCACCACCAGCAATAATGCCAGTTCCTTCGGCAGCTGGCGACATATAAACTTTAGCTGCTCCATATTCGCCGATGATAGGATAGTAAAGGGTGTTTTCTTTGAGCGCAACTTCAACCATCGCCCGACGAGCGTTGCTCATCGCTTTGTGTATTGACAGCGGCACTTCTTTGGCTTTGCCGTAGCCGATGCCGATTTTACCAGCACCGTTGCCAACTACGGTCAATGCCGTAAAACCGAACTGGCGACCACCTTTGATTACTTTGGCAACGCGATTGACTGCAACCAGCTTTTCCAATAAACCATCGGTTGATTCAGCCATTTCTACATTAGACATATTTTTCTCACTCTTATAATTTGAAGTAAACCTAAAACTCTATACCGTTTTCACGCATCGCATCGGCTAAAGAACGAATACGCCCGTGATACTTAAAACCTGATCTATCAAATGCAATCCGCACAACACCACATTCCTTTATTTTAGTTGCCAGCATTTCCCCAACCTGCCGAGCCGAGGCGGTCTTATCGCCGCTTGCAGCGAAAGATTTACCCACTGTAGAAACCGCAGCCAGCGTCTTAGCGCCGCCTGGTGCTATTAATTGTGCGTATATATGACGAGAAGTCTTAAAAATACACACTCGGTGGGTATCTTTTAGGCGAGCGATTGCCGCGCGGGTTTTGGCTATACGCTTAATTGTCGATGGTGTATGCTTGCCTCTCATTAAATTACTATCCTTATTTCTTCTTTGCTTCTTTGCGAACTATTTGCTCGCCGGCATAGCGTATGCCCTTGCCTTTGTAAGGCTCAGGAGGATGAAAGGCACGAATCTCAGTGGCGACTTGCCCGACCTTTTGTTTGTCTATGCCTTTGACAACTATCTCAGTTGTACTCGGGGTCTCTACTGTAACACCGCTTATGACTTGATAATCAATCGGGTGCGAATAGCCTATTTGCAAATTCAATTTGTCCTTGCCTTTAGCTTGCGCTCTATATCCCACTCCAACTAATTCAAGTTTTCGTGTGAAGCCTTGCGCAACACCGGTAACTAAATTGTTCGTCAATGCGTGCATCGTCCCAGCTAAGGCTTTGGCATCGCCGTCGCTATAGTTAAACACGATGCCTTGTTCTTGTAACGAGCATTGAATCGCATCGTGTATCTGCAAGCTATTTTCTCCCTTGCTTCCTTTAGCGTGTATTTGTTGGCCATCTATTTTAACTTCAACCCCATCAGGGACCGGCACTGGTTTTTTAATCAATCTAGACATTCTATTCCACCACACATAAAATTTCGCCACCGCATTTAGTAGCCTTCGCCTTTTTACCGCTCATAACACCGCGTGAAGTAGAAAGTATAACCGTTCCCATACCACCCATTACCAGCGGAATATCGTTAACCCCTCGATAAATCCTCAGTCCTGGACGACTCGCGCGGCGTATCGCTGATATCACTGGCTTATCTTTATAATACTTAAGTTCTATGACCAACTCCTTTTGCAACTCTTTTTGATGGGCAGAATTAGTGTTCTCTTTAAATCCGTTAATATAGCCTTCCTCATGCAATACCTTAGCAATGGCGAGCTTTAGCTTAGAACTCGGCATGCTAACCTCAGCTTTTGCCCGCGCTTGGGCATTTCTGATACGGGTCAACATATCGGCGACCGGATCGCTCATACTCATCGCACTACCTCTCTTATCACCAACTGGATTTCATTAAGCCAGGTATATATCCTAGCATTGCGTACTCGCGCAGTTTATTGCGCCCCAGCCCGAACTTACGATAGTAGCCTTTAGGACGTCCAGTGATACGACAGCGGTTGCGTAATCTGGATGGACTGGAATTGCGTGGCAATTTCTGCAGAGCCAAAACAGCCTCAGCTTTATCCTCCGCTGAGGTATGCGGGCTTTTGATCTTCTGCCGCAATGCGTCGCGCTGCGCTTTATATTTCTGCACGATATGCTGGCGTTTCTTCTCTCGTTCTATCATACATACTTTAGCCATGGTTCTAATCCTTAAATGGAAAGTTGAATGCCGCAAGCAAGTGCTTAGCTTCTACATCAGTATTTGCACTGGTGGTAATTGCAATATCAAAACCGCTAATCCTGCTGATTTTGTCAAAATCTATTTCAGGAAAGATAATTTGCTCTTTAATACCCATATTGAAATTACCGCGTCCATCAAAGGATTTAGAACTGAGTCCGCGAAAATCTCTAATTCTAGGAATCGCAATATTAATGAGGCGTTCAAAAAAATCATACATCATGCTACGCCGTAGCGTCACCATACAACCTATAGGCCACCCTTCGCGTATGCTAAACCCAGCTATCGCTTTACGAGCATTTGTCACGACTGGGCGTTGGCCAGCAATCAGTGCCATTTCGTTCTGTGCAACTTTGAGGTTGTTTTTATCTCTGGCTAAATCACCCAAGCCCATATTTAAGGTGATTTTGATTAAGCGTGGTACCGCCATTGGATTCTTGTAGCCGGGAGTCTCCATTAATTGCTTGACTACCTCTTTTTTATAAAAAGAACCAAAGCGCGACATCAGTTTATCTCCTCGTTGCTTTTCTTGAAGTAACGAACTTTATTGCCGTCTTCGTTAATCTTAAAACCGACACGCTCACCTTTGTTAGTTTTAGGGTTATATAACATCACATTGGATATATGTAACGGACTCTCGCGCTCAATAATGCCACCCTGCTCTCCTTTATCAGGATTAGGGCGCACCATTTTCTTTACGATGTTGACATTCTCAACCACTATCGTATCGTTCTCCGGTATCACGCTTAATACTCTTCCTTGTTGACCTTTATTTCTACCAGATATCACGGTCACCTGATCTCCTTTGCGTATTTTTTTCATTTCCTATACTCACAAAACTTCCGGCGCTAATGAAATAATCTTCATAAATTTCTCAGTTCTCAGTTCTCGGGTAACTGGTCCAAAGATACGAGTTCCTATCAGCTGTTGCTGGTTATCGAGCAATACTGCCGCATTGGTATCAAACCGTATCAAAGAACCGTCGCCACGGCGCACGCCTTTGCGGGTACGCACGATAACCGCCTTATAAACTTCTCCTTTTTTAACCCGACTGCGGGGGATCGCTTCCTTTACGCTGACTTTGACGACATCGCCGACATTAGCATAGCGTCGCCGTGAACCGCCCAATACTTTAATGCACTGCAACTTCCGAGCACCGCTATTATCGGCTACTTTCAAAAAAGTCTCAACCTGTATCATGTCCCTACCTCTGCCTGCACCGCATCGGCATCACCGGATACCTCACCGGCAGCGCGCTGTAGTACCTCAACAATACGCCACGCTTTGGTTTTAGATTTGCGCGGACAAGCAACTATTTTAACCAGATCACCAACTTGACCTTCATTGGCTTCGTCGTGCACACGCAATTTGCTCGACCGAGTGATATATTTATCGTACACCGGATGACGCAGTTGCCTTTCTATTTTCACTGTCACAGTTTTATCGGAACCCTTTTTGACAATACTAGCCACCAATGATCTTTGTTTTTTCGGTTTATCGTTCACGACTGCTCCTTCTCTTTCTGTCTCAGCAATGTTTTGATGCGCGCAATATCCCGCCGATAACTCTTAAAGCGGCTACAATTCGCAGTGTTACGGTCGCGTCCTTGCAGTTCCAGTTTTAACTTTTTCTCGGTAAGCTCGCGCAAATCAACCTGCAAGTCGTCAACTGTTTTTTTGACCAAAGTAGCGTATTTCATCACATAATCACCCGATTAATAAAAGTGGTGCGGACCGGCAATTTAGAACCAGCCAGTTTGAATGCTTCACGGGCGATATCTTCCGACACCCCTTCTATCTCGTAGAGCATTCTGCCCGGCTTGATCACTGCCACCCAGTATTCTACATTGCCCTTACCTTTTCCTTGCCTTACTTCCAACGGCTTTTTAGTAATTGGTTTGTCAGGAAATATACGAATCCAGATCTTGCCGCGTCGTTTTACATAACGAGTCATGGCTCGCCGGGCGGCTTCTATCTGACGCGAAGTAATACGGCCGCGAGTCGTCGCTTTTAGCCCGAATTCTCCGAAGCTGACTTTATTGCCACCGCCAGATAATCCTCTGTTGCGACCTTTTTGCTGTTTTCGGTATTTTGTTTTATTGGGTTGTAACACTTGTCATCTATGATATGCTTGTATCAGTTGCTATATCATCTCCTTTTCTTTTTGATCGCTAAAATTACCTTTATAAATCCACACTTTCACGCCTATGATGCCGTAGGTGGTCTTCGCTTCGGCAAGGCCATAATCTATGTCGGCATCAAGCGTATGTAGCGGTATACGTCCGTCTTTATTCCATTCCGACCGAGCGATTTCGGCACCGTTTAACCGCCCCGATATACAAATTTTAATTCCCAATGCACCCAACCGCATGGTGTTTTGTATCGCTCTTTTCATTGCCCGGCGGTACATAATGCGTCGTTCCAATTGTAATGCTATGCTAGAGGCGACCAACACTGCGTCGGTTTCCGGCTTGCGTATTTCTTCTATGCTAATTTGTACATTACCAATAGAAAGATTACTGATCTTAGCAACCTCGTTGCGCAGAGCTTCTATGTCGCCACCTTTCTTACCGATAACGATACCTGGCCGGGCGGTATGTATCACAACATGGACGGCTTTACCAGTGCGATCTATCGTAACACGGCTCACTGATGCATGGGCGAGCTTATTCAATAGATAATTGCGTATGACTATATCGCTATACAAAGTATCACGATAACTATTGGGGGCAACTAGCCATTTTGATGCCCAGCCGGTCATGATGCCTACTCTAAAACCAGTAGGATGTACTTTTTGTCCCATAATTAAACTGCCTCGTCCATTAGTCGCCCATCGCTCAAGGTAATAGTGATATGGCTGGTTCTCTTCTTAATAGGAGATGCTCGTCCGCGAGCACGAGCTCTAAATCGATCTATTGTCATACCTTGATCGACTCGTATCTCATGTACTTTGAGTTCATCTATATCGGCACCTTGATTATTCTCAGCATTGGCAATTGCCGACTCTAATAGCTTTAACACTAAGACCGCAGATTTGGTGTTGCTAAAACGCAATGTCTCAAGTGCTCGTTCAACCGACAAACCACGCAGCGGATTGGTTGTTAGTCTACATTTCTGCGGAGATATTCTACACCTTTTCAATGTTGCTGAAACTTCCATCGTATACTCCTAGCGCGCTTTCCGGTCGCCGGAATGTTCCCTAAAAGTCCGCGTCGGAGCAAACTCACCCAACTTGTGCCCGACCATATGTTCGGAAATATAAATCGGTACATGAGCACGCCCGTTGTGGACAGCAATATTCAAACCGACCATCTCTGGTACCACCATAGACCGCCTAGACCATGTTTTAATCGGCCTTTTGTCTCTGGCTTCTAAGGCTTTTTGAACCTTCTTCATCAAATGCTGATCAACAAAGGGACCTTTTTTTATAGAACGCGGCATATCGATAACCTCACTATCTTCTTTTACTGCGTCGACGCACGATATATTTGTCGGCACTCTTGTTTTTTCTGGTCTTAAAACCCTTGGTAGGCATACCCCAAGGACTCACTGGGTGACGACCACCAGAGGTTTTGCCTTCCCCACCGCCGTGTGGATGATCAATCGGATTCATCGCTACACCTCTCACCGTAGGTCTAACACCTTGCCATCTTTTAGCACCGGCTTTGCCTAGTTTTCTCAAACCGTGTTCGGTGTTGGAGACGACGCCTATAGTTGCTCGACACGCTAATGGCACTTTGCGCATCTCTCCAGAGACCAATCTTAATGTCGCATAGTTTCCCTCGCGCGCAACATACTGTAGAGAGGCACCTGCAGCACGCGCCAGTTGTGCTCCTTTTTCAGGTTTCATTTCCACACAGTGCACCGTCGTGCCGACCGGAATATCTTGGAGTAAAAGCGTATTACCATGTTTAATAGGGGCATCGCTACCAGACATCAGTTGGTCGCCGGGGACAATATTTTCCGGTGCGATAATATATCGGCGCTCACCGTCAGCGTATAGCACCAGTGCAATATTCGCACTCCTATTCGGATCGTATTCTATATGTTCTACGCGACAAGAGATCCCGTCTTTGTTGCGCTTGAAATCAATCTCGCGATAACGACGCTTATGACCGCCGCCTATATGGCGTACCGTGATACGCCCACCAGCACCTCGCCCACCGCTACTTTTCTTACCTCGCACTAAAGAACCGCACGGGTCGCCCTTGTACAAATCGCCACGGGCAGTAGTCACTCTAAAGCGAGTGCCGGGAGATGTCGGTTTATATTTATGCAGTGCCATCTATTCGCCTCCTGAGACAATGATGTTATAACCTTCTGCTAATGTGACATATGCTTTTTTCCAATCCTTGCAACGACCACTCTTGCCAGCTATGCGTCCTTTACGTTTGCCTTTAACATATACCGTGCGTACATCATCAACCTTGACATCATAATGTGTCTCGACTGCCTTTTTAATTGCTCGCTTATCTGCACCAGCTGCAACTCTAAATGTATGCTGGTTGACTTGCAACACCTTAGTAGATTTCTCCGACACATGGGGGCGTATCAATACACGGGCAGTTTTTTCTATAGGCAATAAATTCTTCATCGCAGCTTTTCCTGTATTTTTTCAACCGCTGTGCGCGTCATCAGCACTTTCGCAAACCGCATGAGGTTAACTGGGTCTATTTCGTGCGCCAACAATACACCCACCCGAGGTATGTT
It includes:
- the rpsK gene encoding 30S ribosomal protein S11; translation: MAQSKAKTKARKKIKREVPDAVAHINSSFNNTIVTISDPAGDTLCWSSAGAVGFKGSRKSTPFAAQVAATKAAEQAQQYGVKNVTVRVRGPGPGRESAIRALHAEGFNIVSITDVTPLPHNGCRPPKKRRI
- the rpsM gene encoding 30S ribosomal protein S13; the protein is MARIAGVNIPDHKHAEIALTAIFGIGRTRAREICANTKIEPACKIKDLSEADLDKLRQAITDYTIEGDLRRDISLNIKRLRDLGCYRGIRHRRGLPVRGQRTRTNARTRKGPRRQMKK
- the rpmJ gene encoding 50S ribosomal protein L36, which codes for MKVGASVKKICRNCKLLRRKGVVRVICKDRRHKQRQG
- the secY gene encoding preprotein translocase subunit SecY — its product is MVAAASQMTNIAGSKYSELKRRIGFVLLALVIFRLGSFIPVPGIDPVQMAQFFEQQSGTILAMFNMFSGGALERLSLFALGVMPYISSAIIMQLMSAIIPYLKELKKEGEQGRRTITKYTRYGTVVLATFQAIGVAIALQSQNVSYISGFGFISVVAISLVTGTMFLMWLGEQINERGIGNGISIIIFAGIVAGLPSAFGGTLELANTGELSPPLVMLILFLAIAVTAFVVFAEKGQRRITINYARQQRGQRLFSAPSSHLPLKLNMAGVIPPIFASSIILFPATLGQWFGRAEGMGWLSEISNALAPGQPLYIAFYAFAIIFFCFFYTAIVFDARDTADNLKRSGAFIPGIRPGEQTASYVDNILSRLTVMGAIYITLVCLLPEFLILSWNVPFYFGGTSLLIIVIVIMDFMGQLQTHLMSQQYEGLLKKANLKKRGASRRLV
- the rplO gene encoding 50S ribosomal protein L15; its protein translation is MPEHSILTLNTFAAVARKTTRKRVGRGNGSGVGTTCGRGHKGQKSRSGGYHKVGFEGGQMPLQRRLPKIGFTSRTAKLCAEVKLHELNKLSGDVCDIAALQQAKIISTQTKEAKIIVSGSLSKAVTVKGVKLSKGARAKIESIGGKVE
- the rpmD gene encoding 50S ribosomal protein L30, with protein sequence MNDKLIKLTLIKSLSGRLKKHKACAQGLGIRRIHNPVWVTDTPENRGMINKIAYLLQVEENA
- the rpsE gene encoding 30S ribosomal protein S5, with the translated sequence MSNVEMAESTDGLLEKLVAVNRVAKVIKGGRQFGFTALTVVGNGAGKIGIGYGKAKEVPLSIHKAMSNARRAMVEVALKENTLYYPIIGEYGAAKVYMSPAAEGTGIIAGGAMRAVFEVVGVQNVLAKCIGSRNPVNIVKATLNGLQNICSPADIAAKRGLSIKDIMP
- a CDS encoding 50S ribosomal protein L18 encodes the protein MRGKHTPSTIKRIAKTRAAIARLKDTHRVCIFKTSRHIYAQLIAPGGAKTLAAVSTVGKSFAASGDKTASARQVGEMLATKIKECGVVRIAFDRSGFKYHGRIRSLADAMRENGIEF
- the rplF gene encoding 50S ribosomal protein L6, which translates into the protein MSRLIKKPVPVPDGVEVKIDGQQIHAKGSKGENSLQIHDAIQCSLQEQGIVFNYSDGDAKALAGTMHALTNNLVTGVAQGFTRKLELVGVGYRAQAKGKDKLNLQIGYSHPIDYQVISGVTVETPSTTEIVVKGIDKQKVGQVATEIRAFHPPEPYKGKGIRYAGEQIVRKEAKKK
- the rpsH gene encoding 30S ribosomal protein S8, encoding MSMSDPVADMLTRIRNAQARAKAEVSMPSSKLKLAIAKVLHEEGYINGFKENTNSAHQKELQKELVIELKYYKDKPVISAIRRASRPGLRIYRGVNDIPLVMGGMGTVILSTSRGVMSGKKAKATKCGGEILCVVE
- the rpsN gene encoding 30S ribosomal protein S14: MAKVCMIEREKKRQHIVQKYKAQRDALRQKIKSPHTSAEDKAEAVLALQKLPRNSSPSRLRNRCRITGRPKGYYRKFGLGRNKLREYAMLGYIPGLMKSSW
- the rplE gene encoding 50S ribosomal protein L5, which produces MSRFGSFYKKEVVKQLMETPGYKNPMAVPRLIKITLNMGLGDLARDKNNLKVAQNEMALIAGQRPVVTNARKAIAGFSIREGWPIGCMVTLRRSMMYDFFERLINIAIPRIRDFRGLSSKSFDGRGNFNMGIKEQIIFPEIDFDKISRISGFDIAITTSANTDVEAKHLLAAFNFPFKD
- the rplX gene encoding 50S ribosomal protein L24; translation: MKKIRKGDQVTVISGRNKGQQGRVLSVIPENDTIVVENVNIVKKMVRPNPDKGEQGGIIERESPLHISNVMLYNPKTNKGERVGFKINEDGNKVRYFKKSNEEIN
- the rplN gene encoding 50S ribosomal protein L14, yielding MIQVETFLKVADNSGARKLQCIKVLGGSRRRYANVGDVVKVSVKEAIPRSRVKKGEVYKAVIVRTRKGVRRGDGSLIRFDTNAAVLLDNQQQLIGTRIFGPVTRELRTEKFMKIISLAPEVL
- the rpsQ gene encoding 30S ribosomal protein S17 → MNDKPKKQRSLVASIVKKGSDKTVTVKIERQLRHPVYDKYITRSSKLRVHDEANEGQVGDLVKIVACPRKSKTKAWRIVEVLQRAAGEVSGDADAVQAEVGT
- the rpmC gene encoding 50S ribosomal protein L29, producing the protein MKYATLVKKTVDDLQVDLRELTEKKLKLELQGRDRNTANCSRFKSYRRDIARIKTLLRQKEKEQS
- the rplP gene encoding 50S ribosomal protein L16, translating into MLQPNKTKYRKQQKGRNRGLSGGGNKVSFGEFGLKATTRGRITSRQIEAARRAMTRYVKRRGKIWIRIFPDKPITKKPLEVRQGKGKGNVEYWVAVIKPGRMLYEIEGVSEDIAREAFKLAGSKLPVRTTFINRVIM
- the rpsC gene encoding 30S ribosomal protein S3, producing the protein MGQKVHPTGFRVGIMTGWASKWLVAPNSYRDTLYSDIVIRNYLLNKLAHASVSRVTIDRTGKAVHVVIHTARPGIVIGKKGGDIEALRNEVAKISNLSIGNVQISIEEIRKPETDAVLVASSIALQLERRIMYRRAMKRAIQNTMRLGALGIKICISGRLNGAEIARSEWNKDGRIPLHTLDADIDYGLAEAKTTYGIIGVKVWIYKGNFSDQKEKEMI
- the rplV gene encoding 50S ribosomal protein L22, which produces MEVSATLKRCRISPQKCRLTTNPLRGLSVERALETLRFSNTKSAVLVLKLLESAIANAENNQGADIDELKVHEIRVDQGMTIDRFRARARGRASPIKKRTSHITITLSDGRLMDEAV
- the rpsS gene encoding 30S ribosomal protein S19, with the protein product MPRSIKKGPFVDQHLMKKVQKALEARDKRPIKTWSRRSMVVPEMVGLNIAVHNGRAHVPIYISEHMVGHKLGEFAPTRTFREHSGDRKAR
- the rplB gene encoding 50S ribosomal protein L2, which translates into the protein MALHKYKPTSPGTRFRVTTARGDLYKGDPCGSLVRGKKSSGGRGAGGRITVRHIGGGHKRRYREIDFKRNKDGISCRVEHIEYDPNRSANIALVLYADGERRYIIAPENIVPGDQLMSGSDAPIKHGNTLLLQDIPVGTTVHCVEMKPEKGAQLARAAGASLQYVAREGNYATLRLVSGEMRKVPLACRATIGVVSNTEHGLRKLGKAGAKRWQGVRPTVRGVAMNPIDHPHGGGEGKTSGGRHPVSPWGMPTKGFKTRKNKSADKYIVRRRSKRR
- the rplW gene encoding 50S ribosomal protein L23, with translation MPIEKTARVLIRPHVSEKSTKVLQVNQHTFRVAAGADKRAIKKAVETHYDVKVDDVRTVYVKGKRKGRIAGKSGRCKDWKKAYVTLAEGYNIIVSGGE